One Melospiza melodia melodia isolate bMelMel2 chromosome 1, bMelMel2.pri, whole genome shotgun sequence genomic window carries:
- the DAZL gene encoding deleted in azoospermia-like: protein MAAAPRAAPRLPEVLRPPLLEQRPGDARSAAGSSARTGMLLAVCSFYVRNVLCDCSTDASNTIRAAHVETQRSSATEGTAYSATVSQGYVLPEGKVMPNTVFVGGIDIRMNEAEIRSVFEQYGTVKEVKVITDRTGVSKGYGFVSFLDNVDVQKIVESQINFHGKKLKLGPAIRKQQNLNSCVHPRQIVLGPPPPQFQSVWGNQSMETYVQPPAVMNPVTPYVQPYPYSSSPAVLLKQQVPIGYQPAYNYQAQPQWLAGEPRNYVIPPTPVYTSVNYHGSEDPGFIQMECAVPEPTQLPSSPQKKSVDRGMQTVLSCLSNPENQLTNDFVSQDSNVKEGKTYHFRKGKTVHKAI, encoded by the exons ATGGCGGCGGCACCACGAGCGGCGCCTCGCCTGCCCGAGGTCCTACGTCCCCCCCTGCTGGAGCAAAGGCCCGGCGACGCCCGGAGTGCCGCGGGCTCCTCGGCCCGCACCGGCATGCTGCTTGCTGTTTGTTCTTTCTATGTGAGAAACGTGCTTTGCGACTGTAGCACTGACGCTTCAAACACTATACGA GCAGCACATGTGGAGACCCAGCGTTCAAGTGCCACGGAGGGCACTGCCTATTCAGCAACAGTCAGTCAGGGCTATGTTTTACCAGAAGGAAAAGTCATGCCCAACACAGTCTTTGTTGGTGGAATTGACATAAGG ATGAATGAAGCAGAAATTCGGAGTGTCTTTGAACAATATGGTACTGTGAAGGAGGTGAAGGTCATCACTGACAGAACTGGTGTTTCAAAGGG GTATGGATTTGTGTCTTTCCTGGACAATGTGGATGTTCAAAAGATAGTTGAG TCACAAATCAACTTCCACGGTAAAAAGCTGAAACTGGGGCCAGCAATCAGAAAACAACAAAATTTAA ATTCCTGCGTGCATCCCAGACAAATAGTTCTTGGTCCTCCTCCACCACAGTTCCAGAGTGTGTGGGGTAATCAGAGTATGGAGACATATGTGCAGCCTCCAGCTGTCATGAACCCAGTAACACCCTATGTTCAG CCCTATCCATACAGTTCATCACCAGCTGTACTGCTAAAGCAGCAAGTTCCCATAGGATATCAACCTGCTTACAACTATCAG GCTCAACCACAGTGGCTTGCTGGGGAGCCAAGAAATTATGTAATACCTCCAACTCCG GTGTATACTTCAGTGAACTATCATGGCTCTGAGGATCCAGGATTTATACAGATGGAATGTGCTGTTCCAGAGCCCACGCAGTTGCCTAGCAGCCCACAAAAG AAGTCTGTGGACAGGGGCATGCAAACAGTACTATCCTGTCTGTCTAATCCTGAGAACCAGCTGACAAATGACTTTGTATCACAAGACAGCAATGTAAAG GAGGGTAAGACATACCACTTCAGAAAAGGAAAGACAGTACACAAAGCCATTTGA